One genomic region from Burkholderiales bacterium encodes:
- a CDS encoding response regulator transcription factor, which translates to MLVDDETPARNRLRDLLLDCASQQPTEIVGEAANGRVALDLLGTTAVDLVLLDIRMPEIDGIEVAQHLQKLPAPPAVIFITAYDDFAVQAFELHAVDYLLKPIRASRLLDALLRARSMAPVSLEVLRELAPEPRSHLSVHERGKIHLIPISDIVYLKAELKYVTIRTLAREYLLEESLTRLEQEYGGRFVRIHRSCLVAKNHIAGFEKVADEGGEPRWTVLLKELPERLPMSRRQQHVVKEFGR; encoded by the coding sequence ATGCTGGTCGATGACGAGACGCCGGCGCGCAACCGCCTGCGCGATCTGCTCCTCGACTGCGCGTCGCAGCAGCCAACCGAAATCGTCGGCGAAGCAGCCAACGGACGCGTTGCGCTGGATTTGCTGGGAACCACCGCGGTCGATCTGGTGCTGCTCGATATTCGCATGCCGGAGATCGACGGCATCGAAGTAGCCCAGCACCTGCAAAAACTGCCGGCGCCGCCGGCGGTCATTTTCATCACCGCTTACGACGACTTCGCCGTTCAGGCATTCGAGTTGCACGCGGTCGATTATCTGCTGAAGCCGATACGCGCATCACGTCTGCTCGACGCGCTGCTGCGCGCCAGATCGATGGCGCCGGTGTCGCTCGAAGTTTTGCGTGAGCTGGCGCCTGAGCCGCGCTCGCATCTGAGCGTGCACGAGCGCGGCAAAATTCATCTGATCCCGATCAGCGATATCGTCTACCTGAAAGCCGAGCTGAAATACGTGACCATACGTACGCTTGCGCGTGAATACCTGCTGGAAGAATCGCTGACCCGTCTCGAGCAGGAGTACGGCGGTCGCTTTGTCCGCATCCACCGCAGTTGTCTGGTGGCGAAAAATCATATCGCCGGCTTTGAGAAAGTCGCCGACGAGGGCGGCGAGCCGCGTTGGACTGTCCTGCTGAAAGAATTGCCGGAGAGATTGCCGATGAGCCGGCGCCAGCAGCACGTCGTCAAGGAATTCGGCAGGTAG
- a CDS encoding histidine kinase, whose protein sequence is MASINQNAYPDALPNFRNLGILLRILLIVIGVSVIAAVLRTSGLRSAWQELIAISALVQPVLIASLVALGLANTWLRRLPYLPGALMVLGLELALTTLVYGLGRDLYGGGNLIRNLFFALTISTALLFYFNLRSRALSPALSEARLQALHARIRPHFLFNSINAVLSLVRADPKRAEVALQDMADLFRVIMADNRQLSTLAREVALCRQYLNLEQLRLGERLQIDWRIDNMPQDALIPPLVLQPLIENAVYHGIEPAIAPGVISIDIYMNRNQVHAVLRNPYDKQGGHHTGNKMALENVRERLALHFDAEGSLKTAIGDNSFQVHITIPYLRETA, encoded by the coding sequence ATGGCCAGTATAAATCAAAACGCATACCCGGACGCCTTGCCGAACTTCCGCAACCTCGGGATTTTGCTGCGGATTTTGCTGATCGTCATCGGCGTCAGCGTGATCGCCGCCGTGCTCAGAACCTCGGGTTTGCGGAGCGCCTGGCAGGAACTGATCGCCATCTCCGCACTGGTGCAGCCGGTGTTGATTGCGAGTCTCGTGGCGCTCGGCCTTGCCAATACCTGGCTGCGGCGTCTGCCGTATTTGCCCGGCGCGCTCATGGTGCTCGGCCTGGAGCTCGCCTTGACGACGCTGGTTTATGGCCTGGGGCGGGATTTGTATGGCGGCGGCAATCTGATCCGCAATCTGTTTTTTGCGCTGACGATATCGACGGCGCTGCTGTTCTACTTCAATCTGCGCAGCCGCGCGCTGTCGCCGGCATTGTCGGAGGCGCGGTTACAGGCGTTGCACGCTCGCATCCGGCCGCATTTCCTGTTCAACAGCATCAATGCAGTGCTGAGTCTGGTGCGCGCCGATCCGAAACGCGCCGAGGTTGCTCTGCAAGATATGGCCGACCTGTTCCGCGTCATCATGGCTGATAACCGGCAGTTGTCGACCCTGGCGCGCGAGGTCGCGTTATGTCGACAGTATCTGAATCTCGAGCAGTTGCGCCTCGGCGAGCGCCTGCAAATCGATTGGCGCATCGACAATATGCCGCAAGACGCGCTGATCCCGCCGCTGGTGCTGCAGCCGCTGATCGAAAATGCGGTTTATCATGGCATCGAGCCGGCCATAGCGCCCGGCGTGATCAGCATCGACATCTACATGAATCGCAACCAGGTGCACGCGGTGCTGCGCAATCCTTATGACAAGCAGGGCGGTCACCATACCGGCAACAAGATGGCGTTGGAGAACGTTCGCGAACGGCTGGCCTTGCATTTCGATGCCGAAGGCAGCCTGAAGACCGCGATCGGCGACAACAGCTTCCAGGTTCACATCACGATTCCGTACCTGAGGGAAACCGCTTGA
- the argH gene encoding argininosuccinate lyase encodes MQEKHDPALPGLWSERFDEPVAERVARFTASVTFDKRLAPFDIRASLAHARMLNAIGIVSASELAAIEHGMRQIESEIERGEFAWSIADEDVHLNIEKRLTALIGDAGKKLHTARSRNDQVATDIRLYLRAATDDIRALISALQSRLLDLAERHVDVIMPGFTHLQVAQPVSFGHHLLAYFEMLQRDNERLSDCRKRVNQLPLGAAALAGTSYPIDRSRVAKELGFDGVCENSLDAVSDRDFAIEFCACAALLMTHLSRFSEELILWMNPRFGFIDLADRYCTGSSIMPQKKNPDVPELVRGKTGRVNGHLIALLTLMKAQPLAYNKDNQEDKEPLFDTVDTLTATLSVFADMLSGLRVNADAMRSAAREGYATATDLADYLVRKGLPFRDAHAAVAKAVRVAAAGRLDLSELPLNQLQQFSPLIEDDVYAVLTLEGSVTSRDHIGGTAPNRVRAAIVKARATLIAKA; translated from the coding sequence ATGCAAGAGAAGCACGATCCCGCGCTGCCCGGCTTGTGGTCGGAACGTTTCGACGAGCCGGTAGCCGAGCGCGTCGCGCGCTTCACGGCTTCGGTCACGTTCGATAAAAGGCTCGCGCCGTTCGACATTCGCGCTTCGCTCGCCCACGCGCGCATGCTCAATGCCATCGGCATTGTAAGCGCATCAGAGCTTGCCGCGATCGAACACGGCATGCGGCAGATCGAAAGCGAGATCGAACGAGGCGAATTCGCGTGGTCGATCGCCGATGAAGACGTGCACCTGAATATCGAAAAACGCCTGACGGCGCTGATCGGCGACGCCGGGAAAAAACTGCATACCGCCCGTTCGCGCAACGACCAGGTTGCGACCGACATCCGGCTTTATCTGCGCGCCGCAACGGACGACATCCGTGCGCTGATCTCGGCCTTGCAATCAAGGTTGCTCGATCTCGCCGAGCGCCATGTCGATGTCATCATGCCCGGCTTCACTCATTTGCAAGTCGCGCAGCCAGTCAGCTTCGGGCACCATCTGCTTGCCTATTTCGAAATGTTGCAACGGGACAACGAGCGCCTGAGCGACTGCCGCAAGCGCGTCAATCAGTTGCCTCTAGGCGCTGCGGCGCTGGCCGGGACGAGCTATCCGATCGATCGCTCGCGCGTCGCCAAGGAACTCGGTTTCGACGGTGTTTGCGAGAATTCGCTGGACGCCGTTTCCGACCGCGACTTCGCAATCGAGTTTTGCGCGTGCGCGGCGCTGCTGATGACGCATCTGTCGCGATTCTCCGAGGAACTGATCCTGTGGATGAATCCGCGCTTCGGCTTCATCGATCTGGCCGACCGCTACTGCACCGGGTCGAGCATCATGCCGCAGAAAAAAAATCCCGACGTGCCGGAACTGGTGCGCGGCAAGACCGGCCGCGTCAACGGCCATCTGATTGCGCTGCTGACCTTGATGAAGGCGCAGCCGCTCGCCTACAACAAGGATAATCAGGAAGACAAGGAACCGTTGTTCGATACCGTCGATACGTTGACCGCGACGCTCTCCGTGTTTGCCGATATGTTGTCGGGTTTACGTGTGAACGCGGATGCGATGCGCTCAGCGGCGCGGGAAGGTTATGCCACCGCGACCGATCTCGCCGATTATCTGGTCAGGAAAGGTTTGCCGTTTCGCGATGCTCATGCCGCAGTGGCCAAGGCGGTCCGCGTCGCGGCCGCCGGCCGCCTCGATCTGAGCGAATTGCCGCTGAACCAGCTTCAGCAATTCTCGCCGTTGATCGAAGACGACGTCTACGCCGTGCTGACCCTGGAAGGCTCGGTGACGAGCCGCGACCATATCGGCGGCACCGCGCCGAACCGGGTCCGCGCCGCGATCGTCAAGGCTCGCGCCACGCTCATCGCGAAGGCCTGA
- a CDS encoding fructosamine kinase family protein: MPVWDDISSAISAATGASFAIQSRAGIAGGCINAAYRIDGCGQSYFVKLNDAAKAAMFEAEAAGLSEIARTRTLRVPHPICQGVNAGQAWLVLEYIELNRNNASKGNAASMRELGAGLARMHESAAPRFGWHRDNTIGATPQINTQNADWMTFWRDHRLGYQLRLAAANGHGGRLQKSGERLLAGMNALLASHQPRPSLLHGDLWGGNIGFASDGQPLVFDPAVYYGDREADLAMTELFGGFSTDFHAAYRDRASVDAGYAVRKTLYNLYHVLNHLNLFGGSYLAQAQNMIAQLLAEKG; the protein is encoded by the coding sequence ATGCCGGTTTGGGATGACATCTCTTCGGCCATCAGCGCGGCGACGGGCGCCTCTTTCGCGATTCAATCCAGAGCCGGCATTGCCGGCGGCTGCATCAACGCCGCTTACCGCATCGATGGCTGCGGGCAGAGTTACTTCGTCAAGCTGAACGATGCGGCGAAAGCCGCGATGTTCGAAGCCGAGGCCGCCGGCCTGTCCGAAATCGCGCGAACCCGGACACTGCGCGTGCCGCATCCCATATGCCAGGGCGTGAACGCCGGGCAGGCATGGCTGGTCCTGGAATATATCGAGCTCAACAGAAATAATGCCAGCAAAGGCAATGCCGCAAGCATGCGCGAGCTCGGCGCCGGCCTCGCCCGCATGCACGAATCCGCTGCGCCACGCTTCGGCTGGCATCGCGATAATACGATAGGCGCGACGCCGCAAATCAACACGCAAAACGCCGACTGGATGACATTCTGGCGCGATCACCGGCTCGGCTATCAATTGCGCTTGGCGGCCGCCAATGGGCACGGCGGACGCCTGCAGAAAAGCGGCGAACGTTTGCTGGCCGGCATGAACGCGTTATTGGCAAGCCATCAGCCGCGGCCAAGCTTGCTGCACGGCGATCTGTGGGGTGGCAACATCGGCTTCGCCAGCGATGGACAACCGCTGGTATTCGACCCGGCCGTATACTACGGCGATCGCGAGGCCGACCTCGCGATGACCGAATTATTCGGCGGCTTCAGCACAGATTTCCATGCCGCCTACCGCGACCGCGCGTCGGTCGACGCCGGCTACGCGGTTCGCAAAACCTTGTACAACCTGTACCACGTACTCAATCACCTGAATCTGTTCGGCGGCAGCTATCTCGCGCAGGCGCAAAACATGATCGCCCAATTGTTGGCTGAAAAGGGGTAA